One Bdellovibrio bacteriovorus str. Tiberius DNA segment encodes these proteins:
- a CDS encoding DUF1214 domain-containing protein: protein MWQWSKGVVASVMTVLLLAGSAAGAAEKTERISDKDVVDAYAYYLGRLLVLRQEHLDFRDEGFRWNKIIHRSVGGVKWANPNLDVAYSEAWVGLDKNSCTMLEVPKITGRYYTIQTLNGWGETTSNVNERTFPRHASGKFAYCLKDSTVALGPDVQKVILPSAKSRILARIELGADPSQAVALQKQIKLYSTGTPVIAKPVAIQIFTNKNLPGITAFDNASAVLASEADINPGMEEMQAKVRGIQSAAKGSERTRLNELIRTRAIPDFGAQFLKLGTAGNGWHHPTTVGNYGSDYRARSSVNLGGIWANNSKEAVYYKTNTDGQGADLNGTNVYTMTFPKDRQPQSLVRYFWSVIVVDGEKFQVVPNSLKRYNLNNQSGLKTNADGSLTVVFANKLPSGYPQSNWLPTPAGKNYHLTMRFYGPSADLENGKYFPPPLVKASGSLAKSDRSGSLK from the coding sequence ATGTGGCAGTGGTCAAAGGGTGTTGTTGCTTCCGTGATGACGGTTTTGCTGCTGGCGGGTTCTGCAGCGGGGGCCGCTGAAAAAACCGAACGCATCAGTGACAAGGACGTGGTGGATGCCTACGCTTACTATTTGGGTCGTCTGCTGGTTCTGCGCCAGGAGCACCTGGATTTCCGGGATGAAGGTTTTCGCTGGAATAAAATCATACATCGTTCTGTCGGCGGAGTGAAATGGGCCAATCCCAATCTGGATGTGGCATACAGTGAGGCGTGGGTGGGGCTTGATAAAAATTCCTGCACCATGCTGGAAGTTCCTAAGATCACGGGCCGCTATTATACCATTCAGACTTTGAATGGCTGGGGCGAAACCACATCGAACGTGAATGAAAGAACTTTTCCGCGTCATGCTTCAGGGAAATTTGCCTATTGTTTGAAAGACAGTACAGTGGCGTTGGGTCCTGATGTCCAAAAAGTGATCTTGCCAAGTGCGAAGTCGCGAATTCTGGCGCGAATCGAGCTGGGGGCCGACCCGTCGCAGGCGGTGGCTTTGCAAAAGCAAATCAAACTGTATTCAACCGGCACACCTGTCATTGCCAAGCCCGTTGCGATTCAGATTTTCACCAATAAAAATCTGCCGGGAATTACCGCTTTTGACAATGCCTCGGCTGTTCTGGCCAGTGAAGCGGATATCAATCCCGGAATGGAAGAAATGCAGGCCAAAGTGCGGGGCATTCAAAGCGCCGCCAAGGGGTCTGAAAGAACCCGTCTGAACGAGCTGATTCGCACGCGGGCGATTCCTGATTTTGGTGCGCAGTTTTTGAAACTGGGAACCGCGGGCAATGGTTGGCATCATCCGACCACCGTGGGTAACTATGGTTCAGATTATCGTGCCCGTTCATCGGTGAATCTGGGTGGGATCTGGGCCAATAACAGTAAAGAGGCTGTCTATTATAAAACCAACACTGACGGGCAGGGAGCTGATCTGAATGGGACAAATGTATATACGATGACCTTCCCTAAAGATCGTCAGCCGCAGTCATTGGTGCGCTATTTCTGGTCCGTCATTGTGGTGGATGGTGAAAAGTTCCAGGTGGTCCCGAATTCTTTGAAACGCTACAACCTGAATAATCAGTCCGGTCTGAAGACCAACGCCGATGGGTCGCTGACCGTGGTCTTTGCGAACAAGCTGCCGTCGGGTTATCCGCAAAGCAACTGGTTGCCGACACCCGCCGGTAAAAACTATCACCTGACCATGCGTTTCTATGGTCCTTCTGCGGATCTTGAAAATGGAAAATACTTTCCGCCACCTCTGGTGAAAGCCAGCGGTTCACTGGCGAAATCAGATCGCAGTGGCAGTTTGAAATAA
- a CDS encoding alpha/beta fold hydrolase: MKTLLFVLIMAAGVASQAQISLNIPSESTYESGKSLCQKTYASLIAHEKGFYVRVPVDYSRPERGMTEVYSYFHRGFDVSKETMIYFTGGPGQTSHWGLFRNPMPYNVLIMEHRGIGCSRPDTRAMFLDPSYYSSENVARDAEVVRQHLMINQWTVYGISYGTVPATMYASLFPQNTRAAILEGVVYDGGLQLWDAPHRRKLVQKMLNSLSQSLMARLESVSTVHGIPDTWMSRQARTQLMYNDGVKKLKERLELLTDDKVFKEFLTEVRKSYEPITYTPHVLFASNDIAYMMISCQELGMAAPELSIEDSFIKGQLVRKVDTDSIKQCARLRAKGDRIYRAENYPVKVPVTYFQGSDDGATAAPEGVRHYKKVPVGFKQMAILVRGGHNPNLELILYENPHQLQIFDYAVKGLPIPKVLYSEMKKNTGHFWAYTSN, translated from the coding sequence ATGAAAACACTGTTGTTTGTTCTGATCATGGCTGCGGGCGTGGCTTCGCAGGCCCAAATTTCTTTGAATATTCCCTCTGAATCGACTTATGAATCAGGCAAATCCCTTTGTCAGAAAACCTATGCTTCTTTGATCGCCCACGAAAAAGGATTCTATGTCCGCGTCCCGGTGGACTATTCCCGCCCGGAACGGGGCATGACCGAGGTTTACTCTTATTTCCACCGTGGGTTTGATGTCAGCAAAGAAACCATGATCTATTTCACCGGCGGACCCGGGCAAACCTCGCATTGGGGCTTGTTCCGCAACCCGATGCCTTACAATGTTTTGATCATGGAGCACCGGGGGATTGGCTGTTCGCGCCCGGACACCCGCGCGATGTTTCTGGATCCGTCTTATTATTCCTCTGAAAATGTCGCGCGTGACGCCGAAGTGGTTCGTCAGCATTTGATGATCAATCAGTGGACCGTGTACGGAATTTCTTACGGCACAGTTCCGGCGACGATGTATGCATCACTGTTTCCGCAAAACACCCGTGCTGCCATTTTGGAAGGTGTCGTCTATGATGGCGGCCTTCAGTTGTGGGATGCGCCTCATCGCCGCAAGCTGGTGCAGAAGATGCTGAACTCTTTGTCGCAGTCCCTGATGGCAAGGCTTGAAAGTGTGTCGACAGTTCATGGCATCCCGGACACCTGGATGTCACGTCAGGCGCGCACGCAGTTGATGTACAATGACGGCGTGAAAAAACTGAAAGAGCGTCTGGAGCTTTTAACTGACGACAAAGTGTTTAAAGAATTTCTTACTGAAGTTCGCAAAAGCTATGAGCCCATCACATATACTCCGCATGTTCTGTTTGCATCCAACGACATCGCTTACATGATGATTTCCTGTCAGGAGCTGGGAATGGCGGCACCCGAGCTTAGCATCGAGGATTCATTCATCAAGGGTCAGCTGGTGCGCAAGGTGGATACGGATTCGATCAAACAGTGTGCGCGCCTTCGCGCCAAGGGTGACAGAATTTATCGAGCGGAAAATTATCCGGTGAAAGTTCCGGTCACTTACTTCCAGGGATCTGATGATGGGGCAACCGCGGCACCGGAAGGTGTTCGTCATTATAAAAAAGTTCCAGTGGGCTTCAAGCAGATGGCGATTTTAGTTCGTGGTGGCCACAATCCCAATCTGGAATTGATCCTGTACGAAAATCCACATCAGTTGCAGATCTTTGATTACGCCGTGAAAGGTCTGCCAATTCCCAAGGTTCTTTATTCTGAAATGAAAAAGAACACCGGACATTTCTGGGCTTACACCTCCAACTGA
- a CDS encoding fibronectin type III domain-containing protein, whose protein sequence is MKILVSLFAFAMTLTLASASLAEEAHGGGGHDGGHGGLTEKMNSLFPKPKADPAKNEVPAKPELVSPAYYTSIKADKTTLTWKSVTGADEYHVQVATDANFKWLVANEYAVKGTTFEATGLEAGKHYFWRVAAVKSTNWSTFRKSFFAMSMFETPAAK, encoded by the coding sequence ATGAAGATCTTGGTATCTCTATTCGCGTTCGCTATGACTTTGACTCTTGCTTCTGCTTCTTTGGCTGAAGAGGCTCATGGTGGTGGTGGTCACGACGGCGGCCACGGTGGTTTGACTGAAAAGATGAACTCCCTGTTCCCGAAGCCAAAAGCTGATCCTGCGAAAAACGAAGTTCCGGCAAAACCAGAGCTTGTAAGCCCGGCTTATTACACTTCCATCAAAGCTGACAAAACAACTTTGACTTGGAAATCCGTTACTGGCGCGGACGAGTACCACGTTCAAGTGGCTACAGATGCTAACTTCAAATGGCTGGTGGCAAACGAGTACGCGGTAAAAGGCACTACCTTCGAAGCTACTGGTTTGGAAGCTGGCAAACACTACTTCTGGAGAGTCGCGGCTGTGAAATCCACAAACTGGAGCACATTCCGCAAGAGCTTCTTTGCAATGTCCATGTTCGAAACACCGGCTGCAAAGTAA